The window tttaagagTAGGTATTCAGAAGCACTGTTCGTAGTTTTTTGAACCAGATAATGGAGGGTCTTTTATTAGTTCTCGGGTATTTCCCAGAAGGAATTTTTCCAGCGGTACCTGTCTTGACAGTGCTGGTCAGCAATCGCCTCACCCTAATTAAATCTCAAAAATTTCCACTTTCAAAAAGTTAAAcgtagttttttttcaaaaacaaataaatcgtTCTACTGTTGCAGTTCACtcactttgaaaaattactcagtaaattgataaaacaagaaattcgtattgcaattatttcttgaaaaaaagactTGATGCCAGAAAAACTGGCTACACCTGTTACAATTTTACCAATTGCAGAATAATCTAAAATTGAgagtaaaaacaaattactcaACTTTAGCTGCAAACTAtcgatgttttatttttattagattgtGCAGGTCACTCatacgatatttttttaatatctgttATGGAAATCCAGATTCAAGTTCAATTTTGCTTTTAGACACTGACATTGCCTCGCTGACCTGGGTGATAATTTGACCGGACGAACGAATATTTGCACTGTTGTaataaagaattatttttgcgTGATAGGTCTTACAGATtaataaatgacaaataaattgtgttaCTACAACAATCGTTTCATCATATTTCTGCAtggatttagttttttatctattcacaaattaatttacttaaaaacaaacaaaaacaaccAAATTATCTATGAATCatataaaaatagatttttcataataactttaataaccgATATCTATTTGTTGTTCGGATCTAGTGTGCCAAAAAtaacgattaaaaaaaatcgaataaacaaggttaaaaaactttaaaatcttttaacaaaacacGCAATTACCAAACAAATGTTCGCCTGATTGCTAAAACGGCAATttcatgtaaaaaaaacaaccacCACAATTATAATGAATGTTCACAGTAATGGATTGTCatgttttgattaaaaaatacaatcatTCCACGAGTACATGCccctgaaaattttattttatgactagaatttgatatttttataaaatttcagaTTTGTCAATAAAagatgtattttaaatttattcatctCAGCATATCTTATTTACCTATATCCTTGAACTTGAGTAGGTGTTGTACACTTGACTTGGTTATTTCAAATAGCTTCATCGGAAGCTATGTAATTATCTCATGATTTTCAAAGGTTTCTCCGACCctgacaaaattaataactcgatTTTGCGAATAAACAAAACCTGAAACGTGAACATTTCAGCAAGAATCCGGTCCTTAAAATTTGTTACGGCTACGGCCCTGTAATTGCCGAAATATCGGAAGAACTGACACAGTACCGATTTCAATAAGAACTTAACTTTCTGTTCTAGTTTTCGCAGGTGCAATGAACCGACTGTCATCGTGTGATGATCACGCCATTTCCATTATCGTTTGTAATTTGTTGTGATCTGCCATACAACAGATTAAAGCGATTTTGTGAATAATCGAAATCACGTTTTTGGTGATGCATTATTTTCGCGATACACTTATTCCGACCATTACCTATTTCTTCCAGGCGTTTATTACGTCGTTATCACTGCGTCGTTTTGTAAGCAAACGTAATTGATAAAAGCAAACGGTGTTAACTGTCActttagattaaaaattagCGATTAACttacatttcaaaaaactCAACTGGCATTGGAAATTTACGACCACAGTtgctgtatttaaaaaaatgcgtatttttttcagttaaaatctCTAAACTGAAGTAAAACTTTGTTACATTCACAAATTTTCTTTGACATGCAATACATATCTAACCAAAAACACGTTCCCAAACCTTGAAAGAATTATGTACATGTGCACGGAAGCACCCAATTTTGTATacttaagaaataaaaaattgttaattaaatttgagactatgccatttttcaaaatttgtaaccgAGTTCATCTCGGAATATGGTGTATACAGaatgtccgtttttcgagctccaccatgaGGATATCAGGGCAAAGTgcacatttttatgctgaacaattatctgaaaaaaaaaatagatatcccatttttagtttctgaattattgaaaaaaacgtaaaattttgtaattttcgattttattttttaaacgaaaccaaaagaactacACATTTTTAAGTAAGACATTCTTaaggcacttttttatgaGAAATCTAAATGCCTTTTCCAAGGcattcttgatgtcagagttacaacattgaaatttgttttttttattcaaaaattgacGACCTGTTCTTCATAATTGAATAATTAGCTTTCAGATCCTTCTTTACTGATCATCATATATTTGGGGGACGTTTCGGCATTAACCTGCCATCTTCAGTCCGTTCAATGTATGATAAgaagaataaataaagaagagtctgaaaactaattattcaattaaaaaaaaactataaaacttaattatttttcataacaTTTATTACCTATTAAAGAACCACGCACCAACTTAATGGAAGGTGGAAGAAACATATGAACTGGTCCAAGaaatgattaatttaattaaaataaaataataaagtataTTATACTAAAATTCTGTTAAGACATTCAATTAAACCAGAAAAAAGTACTTCTTTAAAGATCTAGGACTGAATGCAGATCCCGGAGTTAGTGCTTcaaccacattttttttaaaatttgttcaaagaaCAGAAACTTATTACGTATAAAACacgtaaaaaaacacaattgtGCATATTTTTACAtagcattattttttctaagggGTTGATGAATCAATAACCGGCGCTGATTACTAAAAAATATCTCCAAAATCGGCCTCTTGTAGACAACGCTCAAAGACAAATAAAGCGTCTTGAAACAGCAATCAAAGCCAGTAATTTCGTTGATGGGTTATTTGAATGATTCCCATGTATCGACCAGACTTTTTCAACGGCATTCACGGGGCACGAGCAAACCACGCAAACACACCATTGGCTGTGGCGCATGGTCTGACATAGGACCACATCCCGCGGCAGATAAATGGCAAGCGCACTGTTTGGATATTCATTTCGCGAGTACAACGCGTTGAACGCGAATTTATtagaatattatttataataggTAGTGTTGTGCTTATTGTGATATTTGTGGATTATTTAGATTTATTTAGGTAAGAATTAATTCAACTTGACTgatcgattttatttaatttctgtgAAACGAAACACCGGCTCATTTTCCATAGTAAATTACACTTTAACTACAAACAATTGACAATTGTAATCTGTTGCAATTTCGTGTTTTTCCCATGAAACATTTAAATTGATACCACATTATTTGAATCACCCAATATGTATTACGTCATGTTTGTTTACTTGTACCTAGCTGTGGCCATTAATTTATGCATGGTACGCCACTGCcttcatcaaaaattaaattcaaatatcTACAATTTTTCTCACCCAAAATCAGTCACCGTaagagcattttttatgtggagctgtttaaaatttactacccACATTTATTaacgtaaataatttttatggcCAGTTGCAGTTGTAACAGGccttcttatttttgttaccaGAAAAAGTAcagtttttccaaatttatttaaatttttcctaaTTATATCTATTGATTGGGAAACCCAATAATGATCGCTTTACTTTTAAACTCTCTATTACAAGGAACAGCAACTTCCAGCCCTTAGggaattaaaattgataaaatattattgattTAACTATATTCCGCGTCTAAGTAAATatacaaaacaaataataccGGGAATAGATGAGTTTAACCAGTAAATATTGTTTCATTATTGTCAAATACCTAACAAGTTTACCTGCTGGAAACAAATTATGTAATTGGAACTTaatactctttaaaaaaaaatttttaccatATGGAAGTCTAAACTTATATCTTACCTGTTTGTTTGAtgcagtaataaaaaaataatgaaaataataattttgtgtgTAAATTAAATATGCGTTTCAACCTCGGTTTTAAGCACCCACTTGAgcaaaatatttggttttgttaaaaaacgtaaaacagtcgtaataattatacaaaaatttatgGTTACGGCCCATATAACTAGGTTCTTTAAGTGAAGCCGAAGTACCAAAATTTGGCGTTATTTTCCCAATTGAACTTTAATCAAgttccataaaattttacgaCTGGAAATAGTGTCAAGTCTTGTAAAACTGCAAAGTGTACTCACAAAACATCgacttaaaaatataattgtgGGAACCGTTACGCGATTTCTGTTACGCTCGTAATTATATACGccaaaaaatttacagtttAAGGAACGACAGAACCGAAAGTTAAACTAGAATAAGAGAATTTGTTATCATGCCCTGTCAATGtcaaagtcaaaaaatatttacatttattttgatatttaattGAACTTTAAGAAGAACACACTAAATTATGATCATTTGATTTGATAGCGTATCAGTTTTGAAGCTCGcctcaaataaaaataaccgCTCGGAGTTTCTACGACTTCTTTATGAGCCAATTGCGCGTCACATCCTCGTCCATTGTTGCAAAATTGTGAagttattgttgaaaaatttcagaacttaatttattaatcacGATGCCTGCCCGAGTCCCCGATGCACAAAACGGCCACCACGTAAACGCAATCAGCGACGACATCGTCATCACCGGAATTTCCGGCCGTTTGCCGGAAAGCAGCAACATCGAAGAATTCAAGCAACAATTATTCGATGGTGTCGATCTAGTAACCGACGATGCACGACGATGGCCTTCAGGTCTCTACACCCTCCCGGCCCGCACCGGCAAACTCAAAGACTTGTCGCGATTCGACGCCACCTTCTTCGGCGTCCACCACAAACAGGCCACCGTGATGGACCCCCAGCTCAGACTTCTCCTCGAACTGACCTACGAAGCGATCGTGGACGCCGGAGTCAACCCCAACGACATCAAGGGCTCCAAAACCGGGGTCTTTATCGGGGTTTCCGACAGCGAGTCGTCCGAATACTGGACCCAAGACCCCGACAAAATCAACGGCTACGGCCTGACCGGCTGCTGCCGGGCCATGTTTTCGAACCGAATTTCCTACACTTTTGACTTCAGCGGCCCGAGTTATGCTCTAGATACGGCCTGTTCCAGTAGTTTAGTTGCCTTACAGCAAGCCATAACTGCGATTAAAACCGGGCAATGTGATGCCGCCATAGTTGGAGGTGTTAATCTCCTCTTAAAACCCACGTCTTCGTTGCAATTCCACCGACTGGGCATGCTGAGTCCGCAAGGCATGTGCAAGGCATTTGATGCCTCTGGGAATGGTTACGTGAGGTCGGAAGCCGCAGTTGTTGTCTTTCTGCAAAAAGCCAGTGTTGCGCACCGGGTCTATGCTACTGTCCTTGGGGCCAAAATAAACACAGACGGTTACAAGGAACAGGGGATTACATTCCCGGCCGGTCCCATGCAAAACCAGCTCATCCGAGAGACTTATGCCGAGTTTGGGGTCGACCCCAATGAGGTTTCGTACGTGGAGGCCCACGGCACCGGCACCAAAGTGGGCGACCCCCAGGAAGTCAACTCAATCGCTGACTTTTTCTGCACCAAGAACCGCAAAGAACCGCTCATGATCGGTTCGGTTAAAAGCAACATGGGGCATTCGGAACCGGCGTCCGGGCTCTGCTCCCTAGCCAAAATCGTGATAGCCATGGAGTCCGGAATGATCCCCGGAAATTTACACTTCAAATCGCCAAATACCGACATTCCCGCCCTCTTAGACGGTCGACTTAAAGTCGTGGCGAAAAACGAGCCCTGGAAAGGCGGGCTGATTGGTGTTAACTCGTTCGGGTTTGGCGGAGCCAACGCTCACATTATCCTGAAATCGAACCCAAAGCCGAAGGCGTCCTGGCCCACGGACCCACTTCCTCGAGTGGTGGGCGTCTCCGGACGCACCCCTGAGGCGGTAAACACGTTCCTGGACCATGTCGAGAAGAACAAAAACGACGAAGAGTTCCTGGCTCTAATCGACCAAATCCATAAAAGTAACATTACTGGACACGCATATCGCGGGTTTACGGTACTCAGTAACCCGGCGCTTCGCGAAGTTACAGAAGTCTCGAATGAGAAGCGACCAGTTTGGTTCGTGTTCAGCGGGATGGGGTCGCAGTGGCCCGGCATGGCCAAGCAACTGATGGAAGTGGAAGTGTTCCGAAACTCGATCAAACGAAGCGCTGAAATCCTCAAACCCCACGGCATCAACCTGGAGGATATTATAGTCAATGGAACCGAGGCGACTTTCGAAAATGTCCTCAACTCCTTCGTGTCAATCGCCACCATGCAGGTCGCTCTAACCGACGTCCTCAAAGCTTTGGAAATCGAGCCCGATGGTATCGTTGGGCATTCGGTGGGCGAAGTCGGTTGTGCTTACGCCGATGGGACTTTCACGGCCGAACAGGCCGTCCTGGCGGCCTACGCCAGAGGCAGAGCCATCATCGAGAGTAAACTAATCCCGGGACAGATGGCTGCGGTCGGCCTGACATGGGAGGAGGCCAAGAGGCGTTGCCCGCCTGATGTGTTCCCCGCGTGTCACAACAGCGAAGACAACGTTACAATTTCCGGACCTCTGGACGCCGTCAATAAATTCGTAGATCAATTAACATCCGAAAATATCTTCGCCAAGAAAGTCAACAGCTCGAATATCGCATTCCACAGCAAATACATAGCCGAGGGTGGCCCCAAGCTACGCAAAGCCTTGGAGGCGATCATCCCTAACCCGAAACCACGAACCTCACGCTGGATCTCGTCCTCGATCCCTGAATCGGCCTGGGGCACACCTCTCGCACAGCAAAGCTCAGCGGCCTATCACGTTAATAATCTCCTATCACCCGTTTTGTTCCACGAGGCGCTTAAACACGTCCCTGAGAACGCCATTGCTATTGAAATCGCACCAGCTGGGCTTTTGCAAGGTATCCTCAAGCGTGCCATTGGGCCCAAGTCCACCAATATCAGTCTGGTGAAACGGATGCACGAAAACAATGTGGAGTTTTTGACTTCGGCAATTGGACGGTGAGttgaaaattttggtaaaaatttagatttttgaaCGATTTCTTAGGATTTACAATGCTGGGGCCCAGCCTAAAGTTGGCAATTTGTACCACCCTGTAAGCTTCCCGGTCGGTAAGGGAACGCCCATGATCGCATCCATGATCCAGTGGGACCACTCCACCGAATGGGCCGTGGCCAATTTCTGCGATAAGGGCTCAAGGTCTGGGGAATTGGTCATCGAAGTTGATTTGAGCAAAGAAGATGACCAGTACCTGGCCGGTCATGCGATAGAGGGAAGGGTGCTTTTCCCGGCCACGGGTTACTTGGTACGttctataaattttgcataagaatcagtaaaacaaaattaaccagcCGTAAAGTAAGTTTTGGAGTTTGCTGAAAGTAAATGTAAAGATACGCAACTAACACCTATAGTCcattagaaataatttatctTTCAATAGACACTTTGTTCTTGACAAGATATCAGTCAGCAGTggcaattttattgttataactATCTAAAACACCaactttatgtaaaaaataattcttttaacaCTGACTTTATTTTGTCCCTTAGACCCTCGTATGGAAAACCTTCGCCAAGCTGCGAAACGAGGACTACGAGCAGTTGCCCGTCATCATCGAAGATGTGCAATTCCACCGCGCGACAATCATGCCAAAAGAGGGCACTGTCCGATTCCTCATCAACATTTTCGAAGGAACTGGCGAATTCGAACTGTGTGAAAGTGGTTCCGTTGCCGTCTCCGGCCGCATTTCCGTCCCTGAAGACGTCTCCAAGGAACTCCTGCACTTGCCCAAACCCACCCCTGAAGTAACCAAAGACTTACTCCCCTTGAACACCgccgacatttacaaagaACTGCGACTACGCGGTTACGACTACGACGGAGTTTTCCGCGGAATTGCCGAATCCGACAACAAAGGAATCGCCGGAAAACTCAAATGGAGCAACAACTGGATCAGTTACATCGATACAATGCTCCAATTCTCCATCTTGGGGCAAAACACCCGCGAGCTTTACCTCCCGACTAGACTGCAACGATGTGTGATCAACCCCAAGGAACACCTCCAGTACCTCAATGGCCTCAAAGAGGAAGATCCCAGTGTATACATGTACCGCAATATTGGGGTTATCAAATCAGGGGGTATTGAGCTCCGCGGAATGAAGGCCAGTTTGGCCCCCAGACGCCAACAAGCACAATCACCACccaaattggaaaaataccaATTCGTGCCTTTTGAAAATAACACAGCACTCAGCGAGAATCAAGACAAGGCTAAAACGCATGCCCTTACTGTTCTTTTGCAAACGGTGCTCGAAAACAGCTCAGGGGCCCTGAAACTCAAAGTGGCCGAAGTTGTGAGTGGACGACCGGTCGAAGCGATTCTAGCACCAAGTGTTAAAGATATCCTCGAACGGGAACCTATGCTTGCAGTTGACGCCTCTGTAGTAACCTCTGATTCAATTGATAGCGCAGCTTTGGAAAGCAGTGGAGTTAAAGTGGTCCACAAAGACGTTAGTTCCAATCCAATCGATCAAAACTTGCACCTTGTCGTGCTAACCGATGCGTTAACACAcggcaaaattaatttgattgaAAATGCCGCCAACTGTATCAAAGACGGCGGGTTCGTGCTTCTGGAAGAACCCAAAGGGGCCATTAACAGTGGCAAATTGTCAACAACGGAGCTCATCGTAGTGAGTACTCAAGTCACGCCAACGAAAAGCTATGTCTTATTGAGAAAACCGGTCGATGTTCGTTCTGACTCAACTGCAATCCAAATcactgaaaataatttcgcGTGGGTGGAACCTGTCAAAGACGCGATGAAGAAGAGTGAAGGTGACGGTAGCAAAATCTACTTGTACGTCCAAGGGGAAGAACTCACTGGGTTAGTCGGAATGGTCAATTGTTTGAAACAGGAGCCAGGCGGTGTTGGGATCCGAGCCGTCTTCATCCAGGACACAAACGCACCGAAATTTTCCCTGTCAGCTTACGaacaacaattgaaaaaagatCTGGTCCA of the Tribolium castaneum strain GA2 chromosome 1, icTriCast1.1, whole genome shotgun sequence genome contains:
- the FASN1 gene encoding fatty acid synthase, which codes for MPARVPDAQNGHHVNAISDDIVITGISGRLPESSNIEEFKQQLFDGVDLVTDDARRWPSGLYTLPARTGKLKDLSRFDATFFGVHHKQATVMDPQLRLLLELTYEAIVDAGVNPNDIKGSKTGVFIGVSDSESSEYWTQDPDKINGYGLTGCCRAMFSNRISYTFDFSGPSYALDTACSSSLVALQQAITAIKTGQCDAAIVGGVNLLLKPTSSLQFHRLGMLSPQGMCKAFDASGNGYVRSEAAVVVFLQKASVAHRVYATVLGAKINTDGYKEQGITFPAGPMQNQLIRETYAEFGVDPNEVSYVEAHGTGTKVGDPQEVNSIADFFCTKNRKEPLMIGSVKSNMGHSEPASGLCSLAKIVIAMESGMIPGNLHFKSPNTDIPALLDGRLKVVAKNEPWKGGLIGVNSFGFGGANAHIILKSNPKPKASWPTDPLPRVVGVSGRTPEAVNTFLDHVEKNKNDEEFLALIDQIHKSNITGHAYRGFTVLSNPALREVTEVSNEKRPVWFVFSGMGSQWPGMAKQLMEVEVFRNSIKRSAEILKPHGINLEDIIVNGTEATFENVLNSFVSIATMQVALTDVLKALEIEPDGIVGHSVGEVGCAYADGTFTAEQAVLAAYARGRAIIESKLIPGQMAAVGLTWEEAKRRCPPDVFPACHNSEDNVTISGPLDAVNKFVDQLTSENIFAKKVNSSNIAFHSKYIAEGGPKLRKALEAIIPNPKPRTSRWISSSIPESAWGTPLAQQSSAAYHVNNLLSPVLFHEALKHVPENAIAIEIAPAGLLQGILKRAIGPKSTNISLVKRMHENNVEFLTSAIGRIYNAGAQPKVGNLYHPVSFPVGKGTPMIASMIQWDHSTEWAVANFCDKGSRSGELVIEVDLSKEDDQYLAGHAIEGRVLFPATGYLTLVWKTFAKLRNEDYEQLPVIIEDVQFHRATIMPKEGTVRFLINIFEGTGEFELCESGSVAVSGRISVPEDVSKELLHLPKPTPEVTKDLLPLNTADIYKELRLRGYDYDGVFRGIAESDNKGIAGKLKWSNNWISYIDTMLQFSILGQNTRELYLPTRLQRCVINPKEHLQYLNGLKEEDPSVYMYRNIGVIKSGGIELRGMKASLAPRRQQAQSPPKLEKYQFVPFENNTALSENQDKAKTHALTVLLQTVLENSSGALKLKVAEVVSGRPVEAILAPSVKDILEREPMLAVDASVVTSDSIDSAALESSGVKVVHKDVSSNPIDQNLHLVVLTDALTHGKINLIENAANCIKDGGFVLLEEPKGAINSGKLSTTELIVVSTQVTPTKSYVLLRKPVDVRSDSTAIQITENNFAWVEPVKDAMKKSEGDGSKIYLYVQGEELTGLVGMVNCLKQEPGGVGIRAVFIQDTNAPKFSLSAYEQQLKKDLVHNVLKKNVWGSFRHILLDHDHDGGKLQVEHAYINTLTRGDLSSLRWIEGPLTYYKGGDAKSELCHVYYAPLNFRDIMLATGKLPPDALPGDLAGQDCILGLEFSGRDSKGRRVMGMVEARSLATTVIADTGFLWEVPEKWSLEEAATIPVVYGTSYYALIVRGGMKPGESILIHAGTGGVGQASIAIALHMGCKVFTTVSSQAKRDFLKKTFPQLNDDCIGNSRDTSFEQMVLTQTNGRGVDLVLNSLANHQLQASVRCLAIGGRFLEIGKVDLSNNSPLGMSIFLKNTTFHGILLDALLDSDGPDKREVVRLINEGIANGAVKPLPSTVFNENQTEQAFRFMASGKHIGKVVLKIRDEESRKAQRPKPKTVTAIPRTYMDPDKSYVLVGGLGGFGLELANWLITRGASKIVLTSRSGIKTGYQSLCVRRWRDSGVKVLISTADATTEKGARRLLEEANGLGPVGGIFNLAVVLRDAMMENQTEADYKTACKPKVDGSKQLDAASRSLAPHLDYFVNFSSVSCGRGNAGQSNYGMANSAMERICEARQAAGLPGVAIQWGAIGDVGLILETMGGNDTEVGGTLPQRMASCLTTMDTFLQQPNAVVSSMVLAEKHKAGADANQVSLIDAVANILGIKDASTVTASASLADLGMDSLMGAEIKQTLERNYDLVLNAQEIRALTFGKLTELGSGGAAPVETSAPAGDNQVQFDKNAEIMPSKCLVQMKSKGGDSKKNPVFVLHPIEGVVDALQVLASNIEAPVYGLQCTKDTPLTSIGDLAQYYNKQIKTVQPKGPYTLVGYSFGACVAFEMGVQLENSGEQVKLLFIDGSPTYVATHTGKARNTKSLQGNTAAEQSEALVYFALQFKDIDQQKAVTELMSLKTWEERVARATQLVSGAAPYPKEQLAAAAASFYYKLVAADKYKPNMQFKGPVTLIRAIDNYVQMGDDYGLSEVCKGKLKVQALEGNHRSILGGSTVQKIANIIHNDFIKA